Proteins encoded in a region of the Podarcis muralis chromosome 2, rPodMur119.hap1.1, whole genome shotgun sequence genome:
- the LOC114592457 gene encoding uncharacterized protein LOC114592457, with amino-acid sequence MKETESVNQARMEGGRWTVDLVRLSPASLLTASERSLPGASERSDGDEWEGKNKGDHNRIHISEKSNKYSEYGENIGQSSQSTSHQRKSFIWRDSLTSHERIHRGEKLYHCRECGKSFSRKDHLTSHQRIHTGEKPYQCLECGKKFNQSIHLTSHQRIHTGEKPYQCLECGKRFNQSIHLTCHQIIHTGEKPYQCFECGKSFSHRHHLTSHQRIHTGEKPYQCLECGKSFSHRQSLTSHQRIHSGEKSFQCLECGKSFSQRQGLTSHQRIHTGKKRYQCFECGKSFSRKDTLTSHERIHRGEKLYHCRECGESFSRKDHLTSHQRIHTGEKPYQCLECGKRFNQSIHLTCHQRIHTGEKPYQCLECEKSFSCNSNLTSHQRIHSGEKSFQCLECGKSFSQGQGLTSHQRIHTGKKPYQCFECGKSFSESSSLILHQRIHTGEKPYQCFECGKSFSQSPHLIIHKRIHTGEKPYQCLDCGKSFSHKQHLTSHQRIHTGEKPFQCFECGKSFSHRSHFTSHQRIHTGEKTS; translated from the coding sequence atggtgatgaatgggaagggaagaacaagggggaccacaacagaatccacatatcggagaaatcaaataaatattcaGAGTATGGAGAGAACATCGGCCAGAGCTCCCAGTCCACCTCCCATCAACGAAAGAGCTTCATTTGGCGGGATAGCCTCACTTCACATGAAAGAATTCATAGAGGAGAGAAATTGTATCACTgcagagaatgtggaaagagcttcagtcgaaaggatcatctcacttcccatcaaagaattcatacaggggagaaaccctatcagtgcttggaatgtggaaagaagttTAATCAAAGCatacatctcacttcccatcaaagaattcatacaggggagaaaccctatcagtgcttggaatgtggaaagaggtttAATCAAAGCATACATCTCACttgccatcaaataattcatacaggggagaaaccttatcagtgcttcgaatgtgggaagagtttcagtcaCAGAcatcatctcacttcccatcaaagaattcatacaggggagaaaccctatcagtgcttagaatgtggaaagagcttcagtcacaggcagagtctcacttcccatcaaagaattcattcaggggagaaatcctttcagtgcttggaatgtggaaaaagcttcagtcagaggcagggtctcacttcccatcaaagaattcatacagggaagaaacgatatcagtgcttcgaatgtggaaagagcttcagtcgaaaggaCACTCTCACTTCACATGAAAGAATTCATAGAGGAGAGAAATTGTATCACTGCAGAGAATGTGGAGagagcttcagtcgaaaggatcatctcacttcccatcaaagaattcatacaggggagaaaccctatcagtgcttggaatgtggaaagaggtttAATCAAAGCATACatctcacttgccatcaaagaattcatacaggggagaaaccctatcagtgcctggaatgtgaaaagagcttcagttgcaactcaaatctcacttcccatcaaagaattcattcaggggagaaatcctttcagtgcttggaatgtggaaaaagcttcagtcaggggcagggtctcacttcccatcaaagaattcatacagggaagaaaccatatcagtgcttcgaatgtggaaagagcttcagtgaaagcagcagTCTCATTttgcatcaaagaatccatacaggggagaaaccctatcagtgctttgaatgtgggaagagtttcagtcaAAGCCCCCATCTCATAATCCataaaagaatccatacaggggagaaaccatatcagtgcttggattgtggaaaaagcttcagtcacaaacaacatctcacttcccatcaaagaattcatacaggggagaaaccctttcagtgcttcgaatgtgggaagagcttcagtcacagatcacatttcacttcccatcaaagaattcatacaggggagaaaacctcttag